A single window of Chromatiales bacterium 21-64-14 DNA harbors:
- a CDS encoding 5'-nucleotidase, producing MPVTFDDKLVVAISSRALFDLEESHRVFTEQGVDAYCRYQIEHENEVLEPGGAFNLVQKLLALNEGNPAAPRVEVILLSRNSADTGLRIFNSVQHYRLGISRAAFTGGASPYRYVPTFGAHLFLSADPDDVTQALQMEVAAATILPSKVGVSQGAQLRIAFDGDAVLFSDDAERVYQSQGLEAFSASEQAAANEPLPGGPFKNFLAALQRIQSEYPPEAAPIRTALFTARSAPAHERVIRTLRAWNIRIDEAVFLGGLGKGAFLKAFGADIFFDDQRGHCDSAREHVPTGHVPHGVANS from the coding sequence ATGCCCGTGACCTTCGACGACAAACTGGTGGTAGCGATTTCCTCACGCGCCCTGTTCGACCTGGAGGAGAGCCATCGCGTGTTCACGGAGCAGGGCGTGGACGCCTACTGCCGGTATCAGATCGAGCACGAGAACGAGGTCCTGGAGCCAGGCGGCGCGTTCAACCTGGTGCAGAAACTCCTGGCGTTGAACGAAGGCAACCCCGCCGCGCCCCGCGTGGAGGTCATCCTGCTATCACGCAACAGCGCCGACACCGGGCTGCGCATCTTCAACTCGGTGCAGCACTACCGGCTGGGAATCAGCCGCGCCGCCTTCACCGGCGGGGCCAGTCCCTACCGGTACGTGCCCACCTTCGGGGCGCACCTGTTTCTGTCCGCGGACCCCGACGACGTGACCCAGGCGCTGCAGATGGAAGTAGCCGCCGCCACCATCCTGCCGTCCAAAGTCGGGGTGAGCCAGGGCGCGCAACTGCGCATCGCCTTCGACGGGGACGCGGTGCTGTTCTCCGACGACGCGGAACGGGTCTATCAGAGCCAGGGGCTGGAGGCGTTCAGCGCCTCCGAACAGGCGGCGGCCAATGAACCGCTGCCCGGCGGGCCGTTCAAAAACTTCCTGGCGGCACTGCAGCGCATCCAATCGGAGTACCCGCCGGAGGCGGCACCGATCCGCACCGCGCTGTTCACCGCGCGCTCGGCGCCGGCCCACGAGCGGGTGATCCGCACGCTGCGAGCCTGGAACATCCGCATCGACGAGGCGGTGTTCCTGGGCGGTTTGGGCAAGGGCGCCTTCCTGAAGGCGTTCGGCGCCGACATCTTCTTCGACGACCAGCGCGGCCACTGCGACTCGGCACGCGAACACGTACCCACCGGCCACGTACCGCATGGGGTCGCCAACTCCTGA
- a CDS encoding ferrochelatase, with translation MSTFQGEADYVHGSPARTGVLVSNLGTPDAATPAALRRYLSEFLSDPRVVELPRGLWLPLLHGVIAPLRGRHAARLYRRVWTPEGSPLLAIARRQAQALETELAARLPGPVPVALGMRYGNPALPTALDMLRRAGVRRLLLLPLYPQYSATTTASTFDAVAAVLGTWRWMPELRTIMSYHDEPGYITALAKSVRHHWAQHGEAERLMFSFHGLPRRNLTAGDPYHCQCHKTARLVAEALALPPERWQVTFQSRFGRAEWLQPYTDHTLRAWARQGVKSVEVLCPGFSADCLETLDEIAELNRRWFLEAGGATFHYIPALNDQPSHVRMLADLVTRHLQGWPDTDPGDDPEGQTAGRETARRAQALGAPR, from the coding sequence ATGAGCACGTTTCAGGGCGAAGCCGACTACGTCCACGGCAGCCCCGCCCGCACCGGCGTACTGGTGTCGAACCTGGGTACCCCCGACGCCGCCACTCCGGCGGCACTGCGCCGTTATCTGTCGGAGTTCCTCTCCGACCCGCGCGTGGTGGAACTGCCGCGCGGCCTGTGGCTCCCGCTGCTCCACGGGGTCATCGCCCCGCTGCGCGGGCGGCACGCGGCGCGCCTCTATCGCCGCGTCTGGACCCCGGAGGGCTCGCCGCTGCTGGCCATCGCACGGCGTCAAGCTCAAGCGCTGGAGACGGAACTGGCAGCGCGCTTGCCGGGCCCGGTGCCGGTGGCGCTGGGTATGCGCTATGGCAATCCCGCCCTGCCCACGGCCCTCGATATGTTACGCCGTGCGGGCGTGCGACGATTACTGTTGCTTCCCCTGTATCCGCAATACTCCGCCACCACCACCGCGTCCACCTTCGACGCGGTGGCCGCAGTGCTAGGCACTTGGCGCTGGATGCCGGAGCTACGCACCATCATGAGCTATCATGACGAACCGGGTTACATCACGGCCCTGGCCAAGTCGGTGCGCCACCACTGGGCGCAACACGGCGAGGCCGAGCGGCTGATGTTCTCCTTCCATGGGCTGCCGAGACGTAATCTCACCGCGGGAGATCCCTATCATTGCCAATGCCACAAGACGGCACGCCTGGTGGCAGAAGCCCTCGCACTCCCGCCGGAGCGCTGGCAAGTGACGTTCCAGTCCCGGTTCGGGCGCGCGGAATGGCTCCAGCCCTACACCGACCATACCCTGCGGGCGTGGGCCCGGCAGGGGGTCAAGTCCGTGGAAGTGCTGTGTCCGGGATTCTCCGCCGATTGCCTGGAGACCCTGGACGAGATCGCGGAGCTCAACCGGCGCTGGTTTTTGGAAGCGGGCGGCGCCACCTTCCACTACATCCCAGCCCTCAACGATCAGCCGTCCCATGTGCGGATGCTCGCGGACCTGGTGACGCGGCACCTGCAGGGCTGGCCGGACACCGATCCCGGCGACGACCCCGAGGGGCAGACCGCCGGCAGGGAAACCGCGCGCCGGGCGCAAGCCCTCGGCGCGCCGCGCTGA
- a CDS encoding magnesium transporter: MWKYRLPRTHHGELLRRAREKAKTRDLKTLARWLGRLHSADAAQVLESLPADQRTEVFRLLKHGAAVPVLLESRSEVHRALIADLSDREIAALVSDVPADNAVRILEMVSRSRREEIVSLIPDRLQERFRLMLDYPQSAIGRRMTRRVPIVVGPDATVEDAVNLLRAERERYVSIETVFVVDQDQLLIGVLALSRLVIADRDQTMGALMEPPPVPVHPESDQGEVARLFAAYNLLTLPVLDETGHLLGAVTVDDIVDIITAENTKEILRLGGVSGEGQLGPYWSGSVIQVVRRRFSWIILLFLAETLTGTVLRGFQNEIQAVVALSFFIPLVLSTGGNTGSQSVTTIIRGLALGEVNWNDWWRAVRRESYTGLLLGLALGVVGFLRVMLWGQPAPIATTIALTVVVITIWANAVGAVIPLAASRLRLDPAVLSAPFIATFVDATGLLIYFSIAKVVLNLHGAPS; the protein is encoded by the coding sequence ATGTGGAAATACCGTCTTCCGCGCACCCATCACGGGGAACTGCTCCGGCGCGCCCGTGAGAAGGCCAAGACCCGCGACCTCAAGACCCTTGCCCGCTGGCTGGGCCGACTCCACAGCGCCGATGCCGCTCAGGTGCTGGAGAGTCTGCCCGCCGACCAGCGCACCGAGGTGTTCCGGCTGCTGAAGCACGGGGCCGCGGTGCCGGTCCTGCTCGAGTCGCGTTCCGAAGTGCATCGTGCGTTGATCGCCGATCTCTCCGACCGGGAGATCGCCGCCCTCGTCAGCGATGTTCCGGCCGACAACGCGGTGCGTATCCTGGAGATGGTCAGCCGCTCCCGGCGCGAAGAAATCGTTTCGCTGATTCCGGACCGGCTCCAGGAACGTTTCCGGTTGATGCTGGACTACCCTCAGAGCGCCATCGGCCGGCGCATGACCCGCCGGGTCCCCATCGTCGTGGGCCCGGACGCCACGGTGGAGGACGCGGTGAACCTGCTGCGCGCGGAACGCGAGCGCTATGTGTCTATTGAAACTGTCTTCGTGGTGGATCAGGACCAGTTGCTGATCGGCGTGCTCGCACTCAGCCGCCTGGTAATCGCTGACCGCGATCAGACCATGGGAGCGCTCATGGAACCGCCGCCGGTTCCGGTGCATCCGGAATCGGACCAAGGTGAGGTGGCGCGCCTGTTTGCCGCCTACAATCTGCTGACTCTTCCGGTACTGGATGAAACCGGACACCTGCTAGGCGCGGTGACGGTGGACGACATCGTGGACATCATCACCGCGGAGAACACCAAGGAGATCCTGCGCCTCGGCGGCGTTTCCGGCGAAGGGCAATTGGGACCCTACTGGAGCGGCAGTGTGATCCAGGTGGTGCGGCGGCGTTTTTCCTGGATCATCCTCCTGTTCCTGGCGGAGACCCTGACCGGGACGGTGTTGCGCGGCTTTCAGAACGAGATCCAAGCGGTGGTTGCCCTGTCGTTCTTCATCCCCCTGGTGCTGAGTACCGGCGGCAACACCGGCTCCCAGAGCGTGACCACCATCATCCGCGGTCTCGCCCTGGGCGAGGTCAACTGGAACGACTGGTGGCGCGCGGTGCGCCGCGAGTCCTATACCGGCCTGTTGTTGGGGCTCGCCCTGGGGGTCGTGGGGTTCTTACGCGTCATGCTATGGGGACAGCCCGCGCCCATTGCCACCACCATCGCCCTCACGGTGGTGGTGATCACGATCTGGGCCAACGCCGTGGGCGCGGTCATTCCTCTGGCGGCGTCGCGCTTGCGATTGGATCCCGCCGTGTTGTCCGCGCCGTTTATCGCCACCTTCGTGGACGCGACCGGGCTGTTGATCTACTTCAGCATTGCAAAGGTGGTGCTTAACCTGCACGGAGCCCCGAGCTAG
- a CDS encoding oxidoreductase has product MLKVKDARTMKTGFIGLGAMGSPMAANLARAGFLEAVWNRTRAKADALAQSTGVAVASDPAALAARCDVVLLSVAADHDVIAMIEALLPAVRPGTVVVDTSTVRADTARRCAERLAYAGAQFLDAPVSGGVEGARNGALAMMVGGAAQALDRVRPVLESVAQRIVHMGLVGAGQATKAVNQVMAAGINQAVSEALAFAAALDLPLDRVIDVVGGGGAGNWFLSHRGPGMAAGRFEPGFRVALHRKDLEICQQMAQTFGAHLPLVEMTLVHYRRLMDAGFGDADISVLFRAKQEQFSKE; this is encoded by the coding sequence ATGTTGAAGGTGAAGGACGCACGAACCATGAAGACGGGTTTCATTGGGCTCGGCGCCATGGGTTCGCCTATGGCCGCCAACCTCGCCCGTGCCGGGTTCCTGGAGGCGGTGTGGAACCGGACCCGCGCCAAGGCGGATGCGTTAGCCCAATCCACCGGTGTCGCGGTGGCGAGCGATCCGGCGGCGCTGGCGGCGCGCTGCGACGTGGTGTTGCTGAGTGTAGCGGCGGACCACGATGTCATCGCTATGATCGAGGCGCTGCTGCCGGCGGTGCGGCCCGGCACGGTGGTGGTGGATACCTCCACAGTACGGGCCGACACCGCCCGGCGCTGCGCGGAACGGCTGGCCTACGCAGGCGCGCAATTTCTGGATGCCCCGGTGTCCGGTGGAGTGGAAGGCGCGCGCAACGGCGCTCTCGCGATGATGGTGGGTGGCGCGGCGCAGGCCCTGGACCGGGTGCGCCCGGTGCTGGAATCCGTAGCGCAACGCATCGTGCACATGGGCTTGGTTGGGGCAGGGCAGGCCACCAAAGCGGTTAATCAGGTGATGGCCGCCGGAATCAACCAGGCGGTCAGTGAGGCGTTGGCCTTCGCCGCGGCCCTGGACCTGCCCCTGGATCGGGTCATCGATGTGGTGGGCGGCGGCGGCGCCGGAAACTGGTTTCTGAGCCATCGCGGCCCGGGGATGGCAGCCGGGCGTTTCGAACCCGGCTTCCGCGTGGCGCTGCATCGCAAGGATCTGGAGATTTGCCAGCAGATGGCCCAGACCTTCGGCGCCCACCTGCCCTTGGTGGAGATGACCCTGGTGCACTACCGGCGGCTGATGGACGCGGGCTTCGGGGACGCCGACATCTCGGTATTGTTCCGCGCGAAGCAGGAACAGTTCTCGAAAGAATAG
- a CDS encoding SAM-dependent methyltransferase, with protein sequence MGGQTWDPERYRRNARFVAELGEPLLDLLAPAPGERILDLGCGDGALTEKLAARGCQVVGVDASAAQVQAARARGLDARVMDGAALDFDGEFDAVFSNAALHWMAQPRAVTEGVWRALRPGGRFVAEFGGAGNVAAVRAALHRISTRHGIDPTAADPWYFPAPEAYRVLLQSQGFQVEHLQHFERPTPLPGDIRGWLETFCGSFLAALPVDRQGRFLDEVREALGALCGADGRWVLDYVRLRVVAHRPRAV encoded by the coding sequence TTGGGTGGCCAGACCTGGGATCCGGAACGCTACCGGCGCAATGCACGCTTTGTGGCCGAGCTTGGGGAACCGCTGCTGGACTTGCTCGCGCCCGCGCCGGGGGAACGTATCCTGGATCTGGGCTGCGGGGACGGGGCACTCACCGAGAAACTCGCGGCACGCGGGTGCCAAGTCGTCGGCGTGGATGCCAGCGCCGCCCAGGTACAGGCGGCCCGCGCCCGCGGACTGGACGCGCGGGTGATGGACGGCGCGGCGCTCGATTTCGATGGCGAATTCGACGCGGTGTTCAGCAATGCCGCGTTGCACTGGATGGCGCAACCGCGTGCGGTGACCGAAGGCGTCTGGCGCGCACTGCGTCCCGGCGGACGGTTCGTGGCGGAGTTCGGCGGCGCGGGCAACGTGGCGGCGGTGCGTGCCGCCCTGCACCGGATCAGCACGCGCCACGGCATCGATCCCACGGCCGCGGATCCGTGGTATTTCCCGGCGCCGGAGGCGTACCGCGTCCTCCTTCAGAGCCAGGGTTTCCAAGTGGAACACCTCCAACACTTCGAACGCCCCACGCCCCTGCCCGGGGACATTCGTGGATGGTTGGAAACCTTCTGCGGAAGCTTCTTGGCAGCGCTACCTGTGGACCGCCAGGGGCGATTTCTGGACGAGGTCCGGGAGGCCCTCGGTGCCCTGTGTGGCGCCGACGGGCGTTGGGTCCTGGACTACGTGCGGTTGCGGGTGGTGGCCCATCGGCCCAGGGCGGTGTAA
- a CDS encoding superoxide dismutase, with the protein MNKRSMMLMGLVLGAGTAQAAEQVVQMRLVTPAGVGQEIGTIRVTNTHYGALFTPQLHGLSAGIHGFHLHQKPACGPGTKDGKTVPGLAAGGHFDPRRTGHHEGPYRRGHLGDLPALYADAAGDVTTPVLAPRLKVKDLKGHSLVIHAGGDNYSDAPAALGGGGARVACGVVQ; encoded by the coding sequence ATGAACAAGCGTTCCATGATGCTGATGGGTTTGGTGCTGGGTGCGGGGACCGCCCAGGCGGCGGAGCAGGTGGTGCAGATGCGGTTGGTGACCCCCGCGGGTGTGGGGCAGGAGATCGGCACCATTCGGGTGACGAATACCCACTACGGTGCCCTGTTCACTCCGCAGTTGCACGGCCTGAGCGCCGGGATCCATGGGTTTCATCTGCACCAGAAGCCGGCCTGCGGGCCCGGTACGAAGGATGGCAAGACGGTTCCAGGTCTGGCGGCAGGCGGACACTTCGACCCGCGGCGGACCGGGCATCACGAAGGGCCTTACCGGCGCGGCCATCTGGGTGACCTGCCGGCGCTGTACGCGGACGCCGCGGGTGACGTAACCACCCCGGTACTGGCGCCACGTTTGAAGGTGAAAGACCTGAAGGGGCATTCCCTGGTGATCCACGCCGGAGGCGACAACTACTCGGACGCCCCCGCCGCCCTGGGTGGTGGTGGCGCCCGGGTGGCTTGCGGGGTGGTGCAGTAG
- a CDS encoding arginine decarboxylase, giving the protein MADWELQDARDTYNIAHWGGDYFDVGEGGRLVARPSRDHGREPVDLYELAYRIRDAGLSWPVLVRFVDILRDRVDTLVEAFGVAMGDDGYQGAFTAVYPIKVNQQRSVVTEILGHGDGRVGLEAGSKPELMAALALVPSGGVLVCNGYKDREYVRLALVGRELGHRIYIVVEKLSELDLVIEESRALGVTPLVGVRVRLASIGAGKWQNTGGDKSKFGLSAAQTLEVVQRLDAAGLLGSLQLLHFHLGSQIANIHDIQRGAREAARCYAELRTLGVPLACVDVGGGLGVDYEGTRSRSFCSMNYTVQEYARNVVHTLWEVCAEQSLPHPDIITESGRAMTAHHAVLVTNVTDVECAPGIACDGAPGDDEPMILHDLWRALQGLSERSALEVYHDTAHWLAEAQSMYTHGVLDLAQRARAEQIYYATCWKVRPLLQPAIRAHRDVLDELNEKLADKYFCNLSVFQSLPDVWAIDQIFPIVPLHRLDEAPARRAVIQDLTCDSDGRIDHYVDRDGIETTLPLHACHPRESYLLGFFLVGAYQEILGDMHNLFGDTDSVNVVLTEDGGYRLEEAQRGDTVDALLRYVHFEPEDLKERYRAKIQAAPLSAAQRTDYLEILEAGLEGYTYLED; this is encoded by the coding sequence ATGGCCGACTGGGAACTGCAGGACGCGCGCGACACCTACAACATCGCTCACTGGGGGGGCGATTACTTTGACGTTGGCGAAGGCGGGCGTTTGGTGGCACGCCCCAGCCGTGATCACGGTCGGGAGCCGGTGGACCTGTACGAATTGGCGTACCGGATACGCGACGCCGGACTGTCCTGGCCGGTCCTGGTGCGCTTCGTCGATATCCTGCGCGATCGTGTGGATACCCTGGTGGAGGCGTTCGGTGTTGCCATGGGGGACGACGGCTACCAGGGTGCTTTCACCGCCGTCTATCCCATCAAGGTGAACCAACAGCGCAGCGTGGTGACCGAGATCCTTGGCCACGGCGACGGGCGCGTGGGCCTCGAGGCCGGCAGCAAGCCGGAGCTCATGGCGGCGCTCGCCCTGGTGCCCTCCGGCGGCGTGCTGGTGTGCAACGGTTACAAGGATCGGGAGTACGTCAGGCTCGCGCTGGTGGGCCGCGAATTGGGCCACCGGATATATATCGTTGTGGAGAAACTCTCCGAGCTCGATCTGGTGATCGAGGAATCCCGGGCCCTGGGCGTCACGCCACTGGTGGGGGTGCGCGTGCGGCTCGCCTCCATCGGCGCGGGTAAGTGGCAGAACACCGGTGGCGATAAGTCGAAGTTCGGCCTGTCCGCGGCTCAGACGTTGGAAGTGGTGCAGCGTCTCGACGCGGCGGGGCTGCTGGGTTCCCTGCAGTTGCTGCATTTTCACCTGGGTTCCCAGATCGCCAACATCCACGACATACAGCGCGGCGCCCGCGAGGCGGCGCGCTGCTACGCTGAGCTGCGCACCCTGGGAGTGCCCCTGGCCTGTGTGGACGTGGGCGGTGGTCTTGGGGTGGACTATGAGGGCACCCGTTCGCGCAGTTTCTGCTCAATGAATTATACGGTGCAGGAATACGCCCGCAACGTGGTGCATACCCTGTGGGAGGTGTGCGCAGAGCAATCCCTGCCCCACCCGGACATCATCACCGAGTCGGGCCGTGCCATGACCGCGCATCACGCGGTGCTGGTGACCAACGTCACTGATGTGGAGTGTGCCCCGGGCATCGCGTGCGACGGCGCCCCCGGGGATGACGAGCCGATGATCCTGCACGATCTGTGGCGCGCCTTGCAGGGTTTGTCGGAGCGCTCCGCCCTGGAGGTCTATCACGATACCGCGCACTGGCTGGCGGAGGCCCAGTCCATGTATACCCACGGGGTCCTTGATCTGGCCCAGCGGGCCCGGGCCGAGCAGATCTATTACGCGACTTGTTGGAAGGTGCGCCCGCTGCTGCAGCCGGCGATCCGGGCGCACCGCGACGTGTTGGACGAACTCAACGAGAAGCTCGCGGACAAATACTTCTGCAACCTGTCCGTGTTCCAGTCCCTGCCCGACGTGTGGGCCATCGACCAGATCTTTCCCATCGTGCCCCTGCATCGCCTGGACGAGGCCCCGGCGCGGCGCGCGGTGATCCAAGACCTCACCTGTGACTCCGACGGGCGCATAGACCACTACGTGGATCGTGACGGAATCGAGACCACCCTGCCCCTCCACGCGTGCCACCCCCGCGAATCCTACTTACTGGGCTTTTTCCTGGTGGGCGCTTACCAGGAGATCCTGGGGGACATGCACAACCTGTTCGGTGACACCGATTCGGTGAACGTGGTGCTGACCGAAGACGGCGGTTACCGGCTGGAGGAGGCTCAACGCGGCGACACCGTGGACGCGCTGCTGCGCTACGTGCACTTCGAACCGGAGGACCTGAAGGAACGCTACCGGGCCAAGATCCAGGCCGCGCCCCTCAGCGCCGCGCAGCGCACCGACTACCTGGAGATTCTGGAGGCGGGGTTGGAGGGCTATACCTACCTGGAAGACTGA
- a CDS encoding spermidine synthase — MSELDEGWFTEIAADAGTAFSLRLTGKGRLHEEQSPYQRIEVYDTATFGRLMTIDGFVMLTDRDNFIYHEMMSHPALYTHPDPRRVLIIGGGDCGTLREVLKHPEVREAQQVEIDERVTRVAEQYFPQLCEANHDPRAQFHFTDGIRFLKDSDPGYFDVIIVDSTDPIGPAEGLFSETFYRDCLRALNSRGLLVAQSESPLLHTELLKAMHGAIRGAGFLDVLTLHFPQPVYPSGWWSATMACKDMPLSGFREDDARDKPFETRYYNAGIHGASMAVPEFFYQALMS; from the coding sequence TTGAGCGAGCTGGATGAAGGGTGGTTCACGGAAATCGCGGCGGATGCGGGCACCGCATTTTCCCTGCGTCTCACCGGGAAGGGCCGGCTGCACGAGGAGCAGAGTCCCTACCAGCGGATCGAGGTCTACGACACCGCCACCTTCGGGCGCCTGATGACCATCGACGGCTTCGTGATGCTCACCGACCGGGACAATTTCATCTACCACGAGATGATGTCCCACCCCGCCCTCTACACCCACCCGGATCCACGGCGCGTGCTGATCATCGGCGGCGGCGACTGCGGCACCTTGCGCGAGGTCCTGAAGCACCCGGAGGTGCGGGAAGCGCAGCAAGTGGAAATCGACGAGCGCGTGACCCGCGTGGCGGAACAATACTTCCCGCAGTTGTGCGAGGCCAACCATGATCCGCGCGCGCAGTTCCACTTTACCGACGGGATCCGGTTCCTGAAGGACTCCGACCCCGGATACTTCGACGTGATTATTGTGGACAGCACCGACCCGATCGGACCCGCGGAAGGCCTGTTCTCGGAGACCTTCTACCGGGACTGCCTGCGCGCTCTGAACAGCCGCGGCCTGCTGGTCGCTCAAAGTGAGTCACCGCTGCTGCACACAGAACTGCTGAAGGCCATGCACGGGGCGATCCGCGGCGCCGGCTTCCTGGACGTTCTGACCCTGCACTTCCCGCAGCCCGTCTATCCCTCGGGCTGGTGGTCCGCCACCATGGCATGCAAAGACATGCCGCTCTCGGGGTTCCGGGAGGACGACGCCCGGGACAAGCCGTTTGAGACCCGCTACTACAACGCCGGCATCCATGGCGCGTCCATGGCAGTGCCGGAGTTCTTCTACCAGGCCCTGATGTCCTAA
- a CDS encoding iron export ABC transporter permease subunit FetB — MHLIQLTALDLGLAALLVVALAALSVRLRLEVARPLLIAALRTTVQLLLVGLVLKAVFAQVHLVWIGAISVVMLLMAGREVMARQRRRLAGWWGFGVGTLSMFVSSFSVTLLALVVVIGPQPWYQPQYAIPLLGMLLGNTMSGIAVAMDRLTQSAWQQRAMIEGRLLLGDNWSEAIGEIRRESTRSGLIPILNAMAAAGIVSLPGMMTGQILAGSPPVEAVKYQILIMFLITAGTGFGTVGAVWLGAKRLFDERQRLRIDRLREPA, encoded by the coding sequence GTGCACCTGATCCAACTCACCGCGCTGGACCTGGGGCTCGCGGCCTTGCTGGTGGTGGCGTTGGCGGCACTTTCCGTGCGGCTGCGGCTGGAAGTGGCGCGCCCGCTGCTCATTGCCGCATTGCGCACCACGGTCCAACTGCTCCTGGTGGGGCTGGTGCTCAAGGCAGTGTTTGCCCAGGTGCACTTGGTTTGGATCGGCGCCATCTCCGTGGTGATGCTGCTGATGGCGGGTCGTGAGGTGATGGCGCGCCAGCGTCGGCGGCTCGCCGGCTGGTGGGGCTTTGGGGTTGGGACGCTGTCGATGTTTGTATCCTCCTTCTCTGTGACCTTGCTGGCCCTGGTGGTGGTCATCGGTCCCCAGCCGTGGTACCAGCCCCAGTACGCGATTCCATTGCTTGGGATGCTGCTGGGCAACACCATGAGCGGGATCGCGGTGGCCATGGACCGGCTTACCCAATCCGCCTGGCAGCAGCGCGCCATGATCGAGGGGCGGCTGCTGCTGGGAGACAACTGGAGCGAGGCCATCGGCGAGATCCGCCGCGAGAGCACCCGCAGCGGACTCATCCCCATCCTCAACGCCATGGCGGCGGCGGGCATCGTCAGCCTGCCGGGCATGATGACCGGTCAGATCCTGGCCGGCAGCCCGCCGGTGGAGGCGGTGAAATACCAGATCCTGATCATGTTCCTGATCACCGCCGGCACCGGGTTCGGCACCGTCGGGGCGGTCTGGCTGGGCGCGAAGCGCCTGTTCGACGAACGCCAGCGGCTGCGTATCGACCGGCTGCGGGAACCCGCCTGA
- a CDS encoding ATP-binding protein, translating to MSRLHVEQLRTPFLGPVDFVLGPGECAALSGPSGAGKTLLLRALADLDPHAGEVYLDEVPARRFAPPDWRRRVGLLPAESPWWADRVGAHFPAAGVAGLERLGFGPEVLGWEVRRLSTGERQRLALLRLLVNQPQVLLLDEPTANLDANSRGQVEALIADYRRVHHAPVVWVAHDDAQLGRIATCHFRMLNGQWLIGAEAACT from the coding sequence CTGAGCCGGTTGCACGTCGAGCAGCTGCGCACCCCGTTTCTCGGGCCAGTGGATTTTGTCCTGGGTCCTGGGGAGTGCGCGGCGCTCAGCGGCCCGTCCGGTGCGGGCAAGACCTTGCTGTTGCGGGCCCTGGCAGACCTGGATCCGCACGCGGGTGAAGTCTATCTGGACGAAGTACCCGCGCGCCGTTTTGCGCCCCCGGACTGGCGCCGTCGCGTGGGCCTGCTGCCGGCGGAGAGTCCGTGGTGGGCGGATCGGGTGGGCGCACACTTTCCCGCCGCCGGGGTCGCCGGGCTGGAACGGCTCGGATTCGGACCGGAGGTGCTCGGTTGGGAGGTGCGCCGTTTGTCCACCGGTGAACGCCAGCGGCTGGCGCTATTGCGGTTGTTGGTGAACCAGCCACAGGTGCTGCTGTTGGACGAGCCTACCGCCAACCTGGATGCCAACAGCCGCGGCCAAGTCGAAGCGCTGATCGCGGACTACCGCCGTGTCCACCACGCGCCCGTGGTCTGGGTCGCGCACGACGATGCCCAACTCGGCCGCATTGCCACGTGCCACTTCCGTATGTTGAACGGACAGTGGCTCATCGGTGCGGAGGCCGCGTGCACCTGA
- a CDS encoding cytochrome C551 produces MKEPVVVQKGPFLLELEPGTYWWCACGRSQNQPFCDGSHKDTGFSPVKFEVTETAQVALCGCKHSAQHPYCDGTHKHLD; encoded by the coding sequence ATGAAAGAGCCGGTCGTCGTCCAAAAGGGTCCTTTTCTGCTGGAACTGGAACCGGGCACCTACTGGTGGTGCGCCTGCGGACGTTCCCAAAATCAACCCTTCTGTGATGGTTCCCACAAGGATACCGGCTTCTCGCCAGTGAAGTTCGAGGTCACCGAAACGGCCCAGGTGGCCCTGTGCGGATGCAAGCACAGCGCGCAGCACCCATACTGCGACGGCACCCACAAACACCTCGACTGA